From Oryza brachyantha chromosome 9, ObraRS2, whole genome shotgun sequence, a single genomic window includes:
- the LOC102705282 gene encoding uncharacterized protein LOC102705282, which translates to MPEAIPACFRGVPGGLGAGAGGGGGGAAGQSGGAGTSLATSVYETRLGLAALSWSRAALGLSLRVVLRVAGGAGAGAWAASSSSAASDYGCYDEGPECYGEMEDEEEATVAVRVRPWLLWRRRGSKQFRVRDRRVDLAWDLTRARFACPGSPEPSSGYFVAIVVDGEMTLVAGDMAEEAYRKTKARRGPGPDAALISRREHVSLRDGGHGRAHKTFVNVRGKEREISVDLVSRGHGKDRDKDKERDKADVGMSISVDGERVLHIRRLRWKFRGTEKVDLGGGDGVQVSWDLHHWLFPTRDTAPADASAVVAPPQPAHAVFIFRFELAHIGGEERDSAEVKEKEVLDNAGSGGGGVGAWAGYLGRWGRGDWSESSSNGDNRRKRGQARRLAKASSSSSASVASSSASWASGSTVMDWASPEEAELQRGHGFSLLVYAWKC; encoded by the coding sequence ATGCCCGAGGCGATACCGGCATGCTTCCGCGGCGTGCCGGGAGGAttgggcgcgggcgcgggcggtggcgggggCGGAGCGGCGGGGCAGTCGGGGGGAGCGGGGACTAGCCTGGCGACGTCTGTGTACGAGACGCGGCTCGGGCTGGCGGCGCTGTCGTGGTCGCGCGCGGCGCTCGGGCTCAGCCTCCGGGTCGTGCTCCGCGTGGCGggcggggccggggccggggcgtgggccgcgtcgtcgtcttcggcGGCGTCGGATTACGGGTGCTACGACGAGGGGCCGGAGTGCTACGGGGAGatggaggacgaggaggaggcgaccgTCGCGGTGCGGGTCCGGCCGTGGCtgctgtggcggcggcgggggtcgAAGCAGTTCCGCGTGCGCGACCGGCGGGTTGACCTGGCGTGGGACCTCACGCGAGCGCGGTTCGCCTGCCCCGGCTCGCCGGAGCCGTCGTCTGGGTACTTCGTCGCGATCGTGGTGGATGGCGAGATGACGCTCGTTGCGGGCGACATGGCGGAGGAGGCGTACAGGAAGACGAAGGCGCGGCGCGGCCCCGGCCCCGACGCCGCCCTCATCTCCCGGCGCGAGCACGTGTCGTTGCGCGACGGGGGCCACGGCCGCGCGCACAAGACGTTCGTCAACGTCCGCGGCAAGGAGCGGGAGATCTCGGTGGATCTCGTGTCACGCGGCCACGGCAAGGATAGGGACAAGGACAAGGAGAGGGACAAGGCCGACGTCGGCATGTCGATctccgtcgacggcgagcgcgtcCTCCACATCCGACGCCTGCGTTGGAAGTTCCGCGGCACCGAGAAGGTtgacctcggcggcggcgacggcgtgcagGTCTCCTGGGACCTCCACCACTGGCTCTTCCCCACGCGCGACACGGCACCAGCCGACGCCTCCGCGGTCGTCGCGCCGCCCCAGCCCGCCCACGCCGTCTTCATATTCCGCTTCGAGCTCGCCCACataggcggcgaggagcgcgaCTCTGCCGAGGTCAAGGAGAAGGAGGTCCTCGACAACGCCgggagtggcggcggcggcgttggcgcCTGGGCAGGCTACCTCGGCAGGTGGGGAAGAGGGGACTGGAGCgagagcagcagcaacggGGACAACCGGCGGAAGAGGGGGCAGGCGCGGAGGCTGGCCAAGgcgagctcctcctcgtcggcctccgtggcttcctcctccgcgtcgTGGGCCAGCGGCTCGACGGTCATGGACTGGGCGAGCCCCGAGGAGGCCGAGCTGCAGCGCGGCCATGGTTTCTCCCTCCTCGTCTACGCCTGGAAATGCTAG
- the LOC102714038 gene encoding probable CCR4-associated factor 1 homolog 7, whose translation MATPATEKPDGVEIREVWADNLEAEFLVIRDIVDRFPYVAMDTEFPGVVCRPLGTFKSAADFNYATLKANVDMLKLIQLGLTFSDERGGLPALGPEGRPCVWQFNFRGFDPRNDVAASDSIELLRRSGIDFARHSADGADACRFAELLMSSGVVLNSEVRWVTFHSGYDFGYLLKLITGTNLPDTISGFFDLIRIYFPVVYDIKHLMRFCNSLHGGLNKLAELLDVERVGICHQAGSDSLLTALSFKKLKESYFNGLTEKYAGVLYGLGTEGGETTSAAH comes from the coding sequence ATGGCGACGCCGGCCACCGAGAAGCCCGACGGGGTGGAGATCCGCGAGGTCTGGGCGGACAACCTCGAGGCCGAGTTCCTGGTGATTCGGGACATCGTCGACAGGTTCCCGTACGTCGCCATGGACACGGAGTTCCCCGGCGTCGTCTGCCGCCCTCTCGGGACGTTCAAGTCCGCGGCCGACTTCAACTACGCGACGCTCAAGGCCAACGTGGATATGCTCAAGCTCATCCAGCTCGGTCTGACCTTCTCAGACGAGCGCGGGGGCCTTCCTGCTCTCGGTCCTGAAGGTCGGCCGTGTGTTTGGCAGTTTAACTTCCGTGGATTTGATCCTCGCAATGATGTTGCCGCGTCGGATTCCATCGAACTGCTCCGCCGGAGCGGTATTGACTTCGCACGTCACTCTGCGGACGGTGCCGATGCCTGCCGCTTCGCTGAGCTGCTCATGTCCTCGGGTGTTGTCTTGAATTCGGAGGTCCGCTGGGTTACCTTTCATAGCGGCTACGACTTTGGCTACCTGCTTAAGTTGATTACCGGCACAAACCTGCCGGACACAATTTCCGGATTCTTTGACCTCATCAGGATATACTTCCCTGTTGTATATGACATCAAGCACTTGATGCGGTTCTGCAACAGCCTCCATGGTGGGCTGAACAAGCTTGCTGAGCTGCTTGATGTCGAGCGTGTTGGAATCTGTCATCAGGCGGGGTCTGACTCGCTGTTGACCGCGCTCTCATTCAAAAAGCTCAAGGAGTCATACTTCAATGGGTTAACCGAGAAATATGCCGGTGTGTTGTATGGTCTTGGCACAGAGGGTGGGGAGACCACCTCTGCTGCTCACTAA